Proteins from a genomic interval of Ferrovibrio terrae:
- a CDS encoding aminotransferase class V-fold PLP-dependent enzyme: MNQQTPSQTLLPSQRAQFDIPADVAYLNSAYMGPMPTVAVAAGERGMRAKLNPWTIAPVDFFTESETVRGLFAKLVNATADDVALVPSVSYGMAVAANILALKKGQSVLTLAEQFPSNVYPWIEKAKAVEATFISIPRPSDDDWTARVLERIDANTGIVALPHCHWTDGGLLDLITIGAACRKVGAALCIDATQSMGVMPFDVQAIQPDFLVAGGYKWLLGPYTYGYLYVAKRWHGGMPIEQNWIARKDSENFAGLVDYKSDYQPGARRFDVGERSNFALAPAAHAALDYLLGLGTQRIYATLKHRNDAIAERARAELGLDTVRADRRAGHYLGLRFDGAVPADLPAKLAAEKVFVSVRGQAMRVTPHVYNTEDDIEKLFKVLKAAL, encoded by the coding sequence ATGAACCAGCAGACTCCCAGCCAGACACTTCTGCCCTCGCAGCGCGCGCAGTTCGATATCCCTGCGGATGTCGCCTATCTCAACAGCGCCTATATGGGGCCGATGCCGACAGTGGCGGTGGCGGCCGGCGAACGCGGCATGCGTGCCAAGCTCAACCCCTGGACGATTGCGCCGGTGGATTTCTTCACCGAGTCCGAAACCGTGCGCGGGCTGTTCGCGAAATTGGTGAATGCCACGGCCGACGATGTCGCGCTGGTGCCGAGCGTGTCCTATGGCATGGCGGTGGCGGCCAACATCCTGGCGCTGAAAAAAGGCCAGAGCGTCCTCACGCTGGCCGAACAGTTTCCCTCCAATGTCTATCCCTGGATCGAGAAGGCAAAAGCCGTCGAGGCGACGTTTATCAGCATCCCGCGCCCGAGCGACGATGACTGGACCGCACGCGTGCTGGAACGCATCGATGCCAATACCGGCATCGTCGCGCTGCCGCATTGCCACTGGACCGACGGCGGGCTGCTCGATCTCATCACTATCGGCGCGGCCTGCCGCAAGGTGGGCGCCGCCCTTTGCATTGATGCAACGCAGTCGATGGGCGTGATGCCGTTCGATGTGCAGGCGATCCAGCCCGATTTCCTGGTCGCCGGCGGTTACAAGTGGCTGCTCGGGCCTTACACCTATGGCTACCTGTATGTGGCCAAGCGCTGGCACGGCGGCATGCCGATCGAGCAGAACTGGATCGCGCGCAAGGATTCCGAAAACTTCGCTGGCCTGGTGGATTACAAGAGCGACTACCAGCCCGGCGCGCGGCGCTTCGATGTCGGCGAGCGCAGCAATTTCGCGCTGGCCCCGGCCGCGCATGCAGCGCTGGACTATCTGCTCGGCCTGGGCACGCAGCGCATCTATGCGACGCTCAAACACCGCAACGATGCGATTGCCGAACGGGCGCGGGCCGAACTCGGTCTCGACACCGTGCGTGCCGACCGCCGTGCCGGGCATTATCTGGGATTGCGCTTCGATGGTGCGGTCCCGGCCGACCTGCCGGCGAAGCTTGCGGCGGAAA
- a CDS encoding EamA family transporter: MPVPHVALAVLIAAIWGFNFVVIRLGLDAFPPLLFNGLRFVVASLPFLLFFRSPGVPWRWVIGVGLVLGVMKFSLLFLAMAWGMPAGLASVVMQAQALFSVVFAALLLGERPGQMQWVGLAIAAFGLIVIATDMEGNVGLIAFLTLIAAAACWGLANIMTRRAAAPKPLAFMIWVSAVPPLPMFGLSWIFEGPDAMAAAFAGLELRGLLAVLYIGLLSTTACFAGWSLLLRQHTASLVAPFTLLVPVFGLLSAWAVLDEMPSTIKLGGAALILFGLLVNAGLLKRLLRQPARV; the protein is encoded by the coding sequence ATGCCGGTTCCCCATGTCGCCCTCGCCGTCCTGATCGCCGCGATCTGGGGCTTCAATTTCGTCGTGATCCGCCTGGGGCTCGATGCCTTCCCGCCGCTGCTGTTCAACGGCCTGCGCTTCGTGGTCGCCAGCCTGCCTTTCCTGTTGTTCTTCCGCAGCCCCGGCGTGCCGTGGCGCTGGGTGATCGGTGTCGGCCTGGTGCTGGGCGTGATGAAGTTCAGCCTGCTGTTCCTCGCCATGGCCTGGGGCATGCCGGCGGGTCTGGCCTCGGTGGTGATGCAGGCACAGGCGTTGTTCAGCGTGGTGTTTGCAGCCTTGCTGCTGGGCGAGCGGCCGGGCCAGATGCAGTGGGTCGGGCTTGCGATTGCAGCATTCGGTCTCATCGTCATCGCCACCGACATGGAAGGCAATGTCGGCCTGATCGCCTTCCTGACCTTGATCGCGGCGGCAGCCTGCTGGGGCTTGGCTAATATCATGACGCGCCGTGCCGCGGCGCCGAAGCCGCTGGCCTTCATGATCTGGGTCAGCGCCGTACCGCCGCTGCCGATGTTCGGACTGTCGTGGATTTTCGAAGGGCCTGATGCGATGGCCGCGGCCTTTGCCGGCCTCGAGCTGCGCGGGCTTCTCGCCGTGCTCTATATCGGGCTGCTGTCGACCACCGCCTGCTTCGCCGGCTGGAGCCTGCTGCTGCGGCAGCATACCGCGTCGCTGGTGGCGCCGTTCACCCTTCTGGTGCCGGTCTTCGGTCTGCTCAGCGCCTGGGCCGTGCTGGACGAGATGCCGTCAACGATCAAGCTCGGCGGTGCCGCGCTGATCCTGTTCGGTCTGCTGGTCAATGCTGGATTGCTGAAACGGCTGTTGCGGCAGCCGGCCAGAGTCTGA
- a CDS encoding SDR family oxidoreductase: protein MDTAHAVIVGAQGVIGRNLAGHLLKQGWRVTGLSRRGGEATERQTHIAVDLLDEADTHSKLTTLRNVSHVFYAAYQDRPSWAELVAPNMAMLRNGIDAIEAASPTTLRHVSLMQGYKVYGAHLGPFATPAREEDGGRHMPPEFNVDQQDFLRARQQGKAWTWSAIRPSVVGGFALGNPMNLAVAIAVYASISKELGLPLRFPGKPGAYDRLLEMTDAGLLAQATVWAATTPAGANEAFNIANGDLFRWSGMWPRIARYFDLELAPPLPLQLSVVMADKASLWQQMQVKYGLVRHDYARELSPWSFADFVFSWDYDMFADTSKSRRAGFHSYVETEAMFIAIFDDLRRRKVIP from the coding sequence ATGGACACTGCACATGCCGTCATTGTCGGCGCCCAAGGCGTCATCGGTCGCAACCTCGCCGGCCACCTGCTGAAGCAGGGCTGGCGCGTCACCGGCCTGTCGCGTCGTGGTGGCGAGGCGACAGAGCGACAAACCCATATCGCCGTCGACCTGCTGGATGAGGCCGACACGCACAGCAAACTCACGACCCTGCGCAATGTCAGCCATGTCTTCTATGCAGCCTATCAGGACCGGCCGAGCTGGGCCGAGCTGGTCGCACCCAACATGGCGATGCTGAGGAACGGCATCGACGCCATCGAGGCGGCCTCGCCGACCACGCTGCGGCATGTCAGCCTGATGCAGGGCTACAAAGTTTATGGCGCGCATCTCGGCCCGTTTGCGACGCCTGCGCGCGAAGAAGATGGCGGCCGCCACATGCCACCGGAATTCAATGTCGACCAGCAGGATTTCCTGCGTGCCCGCCAGCAGGGCAAAGCCTGGACCTGGTCGGCGATCCGGCCCTCAGTGGTGGGCGGTTTCGCGCTCGGCAATCCGATGAACCTCGCCGTGGCGATTGCCGTCTATGCCTCGATCTCGAAAGAGCTCGGTCTGCCGCTGCGCTTTCCCGGCAAGCCCGGCGCCTATGACAGACTGCTCGAAATGACCGATGCCGGACTGCTGGCGCAGGCCACTGTCTGGGCCGCCACCACACCGGCCGGCGCCAACGAGGCCTTCAATATTGCCAATGGCGATCTGTTCCGCTGGAGCGGCATGTGGCCACGCATCGCGCGCTATTTCGATCTGGAACTCGCGCCGCCACTGCCGCTGCAGCTCAGCGTCGTGATGGCCGACAAGGCGTCGCTGTGGCAGCAGATGCAGGTGAAATACGGCCTGGTCCGGCACGACTATGCGCGCGAACTGTCACCCTGGAGCTTCGCGGATTTCGTCTTCTCCTGGGACTACGACATGTTTGCCGACACATCGAAATCACGCCGCGCCGGCTTTCATTCATATGTCGAGACCGAGGCGATGTTCATCGCCATCTTCGACGACCTGCGTCGCCGTAAAGTGATTCCATAA
- a CDS encoding MFS transporter, whose protein sequence is MRPSSTIAIAALAVSAFAIGTTEFVIMGLLPQLAADFAVSVPGAGLLVTGYALGVAIGAPLLAALTGRVPRKTLLLALMALFTLGNILCATAPSYTLMMAARVVTSFAHGSFFGVGSVVAAGLVAQDKRAGAVALMFTGLTIANILGVPFGKLLGDVYGWRSTFWAISGLGVIAMAAVALLVPRIARVEDSNFLKELRVAMKPPVLLALATTVFGFAGVFAAFTYVAPLLLDVTGTTQGMVTAALVLFGIGVTIGNMLGGKVADYSLMPGLMGILALLILVLVAQYVFATQLWPTLALVTLVGVFGFATVPGLQTRVLDKASDAAALAATLNIGAFNLGNAIGAWVGAVVIEQGFGIAATALGGAALATIGLVATAMGHMGDRAESRTALAAAE, encoded by the coding sequence ATGCGTCCCTCGTCCACGATTGCCATTGCGGCACTCGCCGTCAGCGCTTTCGCCATCGGCACCACCGAATTCGTCATCATGGGGCTGTTGCCACAGCTGGCTGCCGACTTCGCCGTCTCGGTGCCCGGCGCCGGTCTGCTGGTCACCGGCTACGCGCTCGGCGTCGCCATCGGTGCGCCGCTGCTGGCGGCGCTGACCGGCCGCGTTCCGCGTAAAACCCTGCTGCTGGCGCTGATGGCGCTGTTCACGCTGGGCAATATCCTCTGCGCCACCGCACCCAGTTACACGCTGATGATGGCGGCGCGCGTCGTCACCAGCTTCGCGCATGGCAGCTTCTTCGGTGTCGGTTCGGTGGTCGCCGCCGGCCTGGTGGCGCAGGACAAACGCGCCGGCGCGGTGGCGCTGATGTTCACGGGGCTCACCATTGCCAATATCCTTGGCGTGCCCTTCGGCAAGCTGCTGGGCGATGTCTATGGCTGGCGCTCGACCTTCTGGGCCATTTCCGGCCTCGGCGTGATCGCCATGGCCGCCGTCGCCCTGCTGGTGCCGCGCATCGCGCGCGTCGAGGACTCGAACTTCCTGAAAGAACTACGCGTGGCGATGAAGCCGCCTGTGCTGCTGGCACTGGCCACAACGGTCTTTGGCTTTGCTGGCGTGTTTGCCGCCTTCACCTATGTCGCGCCGCTGCTGCTCGATGTCACCGGCACGACGCAGGGCATGGTGACAGCCGCACTGGTGCTGTTCGGCATCGGCGTCACCATCGGCAACATGTTGGGTGGCAAGGTGGCCGACTACAGCCTGATGCCGGGCCTGATGGGGATTCTCGCGCTGCTGATCCTGGTGCTGGTGGCGCAGTATGTCTTCGCCACGCAGCTCTGGCCGACGCTTGCACTGGTCACGCTGGTCGGCGTATTTGGCTTCGCCACCGTGCCGGGCCTGCAGACCCGCGTGCTGGACAAGGCGTCTGACGCCGCAGCGCTCGCCGCCACGCTGAATATCGGGGCCTTCAATCTCGGCAATGCGATCGGCGCCTGGGTCGGCGCCGTGGTGATCGAACAGGGTTTTGGTATTGCCGCCACTGCACTGGGCGGCGCGGCGCTGGCAACGATCGGTCTGGTGGCGACGGCGATGGGGCATATGGGGGATCGGGCGGAAAGCCGCACGGCGCTGGCCGCAGCAGAGTAA
- a CDS encoding LysR family transcriptional regulator: MDRLREMEIFAAVAGGGSLSAAARRLNLSVAVVSKQLAALEKRLGSRLVTRTTRKLALTEDGQAFFERCRGILSEIADAEQAVAGADGRLTGSIRITAPVAFGRNRLAPLIAAFAAQQPQLNFHLQLTDTIVDLLEENIDLAIRMGELTDSSLRARRLVANQRLICGAPAYFRKRGQPQQLSDLEQHDCIAICGSGGSGQVWRFTGDAQETAIRISGRLSASNGEVAYAWMLAGLGLVQKSIWDVAEDLRDGRLVTVLPQYRRAESVHAVFPPGRQVPHRVLCFVDFITKQLQAVERDVMSATAVKPKKKR; the protein is encoded by the coding sequence ATGGATCGTTTGCGCGAAATGGAAATCTTCGCGGCTGTGGCCGGCGGCGGCAGCCTGTCGGCGGCGGCGCGCCGGCTCAATCTGTCCGTGGCGGTGGTCAGCAAGCAGCTTGCCGCGCTGGAGAAGCGGCTCGGCAGCCGGTTGGTGACACGCACGACGCGCAAGCTGGCATTGACCGAAGACGGCCAGGCGTTTTTCGAGCGCTGTCGTGGTATCCTCTCCGAGATTGCCGATGCCGAGCAGGCAGTGGCCGGCGCCGACGGACGCTTGACCGGCAGCATCCGCATCACCGCGCCGGTGGCGTTCGGCCGCAACCGGCTGGCACCGCTGATCGCCGCTTTTGCAGCCCAGCAGCCGCAACTCAATTTTCATCTGCAGCTCACCGATACCATCGTCGACCTGCTGGAGGAGAATATCGATCTTGCCATCCGCATGGGCGAGTTGACGGATTCGTCCTTGCGTGCGCGCCGTCTGGTGGCGAACCAGCGTCTGATCTGCGGCGCGCCGGCCTATTTCAGGAAACGGGGCCAGCCGCAGCAGTTGTCCGATCTGGAGCAGCATGACTGTATCGCCATCTGCGGCAGCGGCGGCTCGGGCCAGGTCTGGCGCTTTACTGGCGACGCGCAGGAGACCGCCATACGGATCAGCGGGCGCCTGTCTGCCAGTAATGGCGAGGTGGCCTATGCCTGGATGCTGGCGGGACTGGGCCTGGTGCAGAAATCGATCTGGGACGTGGCGGAGGATCTGCGCGACGGCAGGCTGGTCACCGTGCTGCCGCAGTATCGCCGCGCCGAGTCCGTGCATGCGGTCTTCCCGCCCGGCCGCCAGGTGCCGCATCGGGTGCTCTGTTTCGTCGATTTCATCACGAAGCAGCTGCAGGCAGTGGAGCGTGATGTCATGTCGGCCACCGCGGTCAAACCAAAGAAGAAGCGCTGA
- the ampC gene encoding class C beta-lactamase codes for MRAAVAGLLILFAVSPAQAADTRHADIRDLIDRAFGPLLQAHDVPGMAVAVTVGDRVEIASYGVAARDAKTPVTPDTLFELGSVSKTFTGILGGYAAALGRLSLNDHPGQSLPALRGSAVDRATLLQLGTYTAGGLPLQFPADVTSYERMIDWYQRWTPSAQPGVQRRYSNPSIGLFGHVAAMSLQRDFATLAERELFPQFGLRSTFVRVPPSELPRYAWGYSRTNQPVRVNPGPLDAEAYGVKSSAADMIRFVQLNLRPASLEPPMRRAVELAQTGYVQIGPMMQGQMIQGLGWEQYPWPVPLDQLLAGNSEQMSQQSNPATMLVPPQPPSGARLYNKTGATNGFGAYVAFLPGRNIGLVMLANRNLPIAARVTAAHAVLERLAR; via the coding sequence ATGCGCGCCGCTGTCGCCGGCCTGCTTATCCTCTTTGCGGTATCGCCGGCGCAGGCCGCCGATACTCGTCACGCCGATATCCGCGACCTGATTGACCGCGCCTTCGGGCCGCTGCTGCAGGCGCATGACGTGCCGGGTATGGCAGTGGCGGTCACGGTCGGGGATCGCGTCGAGATCGCCAGTTACGGCGTTGCCGCGCGCGACGCGAAAACGCCGGTCACGCCTGACACGCTGTTCGAACTGGGCTCGGTCAGCAAAACCTTTACCGGCATTCTCGGCGGCTATGCCGCCGCGCTCGGCCGCCTGTCGCTCAACGATCATCCCGGCCAGTCTCTGCCGGCCTTGCGTGGCAGCGCGGTGGATCGCGCCACGCTGTTACAGCTCGGCACCTATACCGCCGGCGGCCTGCCGCTGCAGTTCCCGGCCGATGTCACCAGTTACGAGCGCATGATCGACTGGTACCAGCGCTGGACTCCATCTGCACAACCAGGCGTGCAGCGGCGGTATTCCAATCCCAGCATCGGCCTGTTCGGCCATGTCGCGGCCATGTCGCTGCAGCGCGATTTCGCCACGCTGGCCGAACGCGAGCTGTTTCCGCAATTTGGTCTGCGCAGCACCTTTGTGCGCGTGCCGCCATCCGAACTGCCGCGTTATGCCTGGGGCTACAGCCGCACGAACCAGCCGGTGCGCGTCAATCCCGGCCCGCTGGATGCCGAGGCCTATGGCGTGAAGTCATCGGCCGCCGACATGATCCGCTTCGTGCAGTTGAATCTGCGGCCTGCATCGCTGGAACCGCCGATGCGGCGCGCGGTCGAGCTCGCGCAGACCGGCTATGTGCAGATCGGCCCGATGATGCAGGGCCAGATGATTCAAGGATTGGGTTGGGAGCAGTATCCCTGGCCGGTGCCGCTCGACCAGCTGCTGGCCGGAAATTCCGAACAGATGAGCCAGCAGAGCAATCCGGCGACGATGCTGGTGCCGCCACAGCCGCCATCAGGCGCACGTCTGTATAACAAGACTGGTGCCACCAATGGCTTCGGCGCATATGTCGCTTTCCTGCCGGGGCGGAATATCGGTCTGGTGATGCTGGCCAACCGCAACCTGCCGATCGCCGCACGCGTGACGGCGGCGCATGCCGTGCTGGAACGACTGGCGCGCTGA
- the pssA gene encoding CDP-diacylglycerol--serine O-phosphatidyltransferase → MKPINLKPPHRLGKLPLNTLAPNILTIIALCSGLTAIRFAMLGQFKFAVLAIATAAFFDMLDGRVARLLKGASKFGAELDSLSDFLSFGVAPAMVLYFWTLHDIGQSGNTGWLVVLAYSVCAALRLARFNTALDDDSKPVWTGSFFTGMPAPAAAGLSLLFLIINLELESAFFASSFLNAIWMLFIGGMMISRVPTYSFKRVRVKREYVGVVLLGVGLLVAGLLNQPWYTLAAMEIAYIVSIPFSIKAHDKLKRGDAQAKDMAEAAVASEAVPAEHVAGSESGGEAKPGTTPGILH, encoded by the coding sequence ATGAAGCCGATCAACCTGAAACCGCCGCACCGTCTGGGCAAACTGCCGCTCAATACGCTGGCGCCGAATATACTCACCATCATCGCGCTCTGCTCGGGGCTCACCGCGATCCGCTTCGCGATGCTCGGCCAGTTCAAGTTCGCCGTGCTGGCCATCGCCACGGCCGCCTTCTTCGACATGCTGGACGGTCGCGTCGCACGGCTGCTCAAGGGCGCGTCGAAGTTCGGCGCCGAGCTGGATTCGCTGTCGGATTTCCTGAGCTTCGGTGTCGCGCCGGCGATGGTGCTGTATTTCTGGACGCTGCACGATATCGGCCAGAGCGGCAATACCGGCTGGCTTGTCGTGCTGGCCTACAGTGTCTGTGCGGCCCTGCGCCTGGCGCGTTTTAACACTGCACTCGATGACGACAGCAAGCCGGTCTGGACCGGCAGCTTCTTTACCGGCATGCCGGCACCGGCCGCGGCGGGTCTGAGCCTGCTGTTCCTGATCATCAACCTGGAACTCGAAAGCGCCTTCTTCGCCTCGTCGTTCCTCAACGCGATCTGGATGCTGTTCATCGGCGGCATGATGATCAGCCGCGTGCCGACCTACTCGTTCAAGCGCGTGCGGGTGAAGCGTGAATATGTTGGTGTAGTGCTGCTCGGCGTCGGCCTGCTGGTGGCAGGCCTGCTGAACCAGCCATGGTATACGCTGGCCGCCATGGAGATCGCCTACATCGTGTCGATCCCCTTCTCGATCAAGGCGCATGACAAGCTGAAACGCGGCGATGCCCAGGCCAAGGACATGGCCGAGGCAGCCGTGGCCTCCGAAGCTGTGCCGGCCGAGCATGTCGCTGGCAGCGAATCTGGCGGCGAAGCCAAGCCTGGTACGACGCCCGGCATTCTGCACTAA
- a CDS encoding phosphatidylserine decarboxylase, with translation MDTIRSVLVPIHREGWKFIAIFAVVTLVLFWVAEPLGWLGVILTCWCTYFFRDPPRVTPVREGLLISPADGVVQMIERAVPPEELGMGSDARQRISVFMNVFDVHVNRSPIDATVMAVAYRPGKFLNAALDKASIDNERQSLRMKLNNGKEIAVVQIAGLVARRILCEAREGQSYKAGERFGLIRFGSRVDVYLDDGMVPLVATGQRCVAGETVIAEDGATEQPRTGEVR, from the coding sequence ATGGACACCATCCGTTCCGTTCTGGTCCCGATCCACCGCGAAGGCTGGAAGTTCATCGCCATCTTCGCGGTCGTGACCCTGGTGCTGTTCTGGGTCGCCGAACCGCTCGGTTGGCTGGGCGTGATCCTGACCTGCTGGTGCACCTATTTCTTCCGCGATCCGCCGCGCGTCACCCCGGTGCGCGAGGGCCTGCTGATTTCGCCGGCCGATGGCGTGGTGCAGATGATCGAGCGCGCCGTGCCGCCCGAGGAACTCGGCATGGGCAGCGATGCCCGCCAGCGCATTTCCGTGTTCATGAATGTGTTCGACGTGCATGTGAACCGTTCGCCGATCGATGCCACCGTGATGGCCGTGGCCTATCGCCCCGGCAAGTTCCTCAATGCCGCGCTCGACAAGGCCAGCATCGACAACGAGCGCCAGTCGCTGCGCATGAAGCTGAACAATGGCAAGGAAATCGCGGTTGTCCAGATTGCCGGCCTGGTGGCCCGCCGCATCCTGTGTGAAGCGCGCGAGGGCCAGAGCTACAAAGCCGGCGAACGTTTCGGCCTGATCCGCTTCGGCAGCCGCGTCGACGTCTATCTCGACGATGGCATGGTGCCGCTGGTGGCGACCGGCCAGCGCTGCGTGGCCGGTGAAACCGTGATCGCCGAGGACGGCGCCACCGAACAGCCACGAACCGGCGAAGTCCGCTGA
- a CDS encoding VOC family protein, whose protein sequence is MSAFKAIKAIDYTVIYVRDLAAMRRFYEDVLQLELIRELSPRWIEYCIGPNTLALALPGLTAKDDPVPKNTAALQLAFKVARDDVDACAAELTQQGIALVLPPTDQPFGHRTLFFRDPDGNMLEMYAEI, encoded by the coding sequence ATGTCAGCTTTCAAGGCCATCAAGGCGATCGACTACACCGTGATCTATGTGCGCGATCTGGCCGCGATGCGCCGCTTCTATGAAGACGTGCTGCAGCTCGAACTGATCCGCGAGCTGTCGCCGCGCTGGATCGAATACTGCATCGGGCCCAACACGCTGGCACTCGCGCTGCCCGGACTGACCGCGAAGGACGACCCTGTGCCGAAAAACACGGCCGCCCTGCAGTTGGCCTTCAAGGTGGCGCGCGACGATGTCGATGCCTGCGCTGCCGAACTGACACAGCAGGGTATCGCGCTGGTGCTGCCGCCGACCGATCAGCCGTTTGGCCATCGCACGCTGTTCTTCCGCGACCCCGACGGCAACATGCTGGAAATGTATGCGGAGATCTGA
- a CDS encoding LysR family transcriptional regulator: protein MDRLDAMRIFLSVAEKSGFAEAARHLRLSPPSVTRAIASLEERLGTSLFQRSTRHVRLTQAGQRFLMDARRILADLEEAEASAAGDHGAPTGDLAITASQMFGSLYIAPLVQDFLSLHPGVNARLLLLDRVTNLIDEGFDIAVRIAQLQDSSLRAIRVGAVRRVIVAAPDYLARHGEPQKPDDLLQHDAIAFSSAAAADQWIFRDNARVAPPARFTVNSSDVAIKAAIAGRGVTRVLSYMVAPALARGELKILLADYELPPTPVQLVHAEGRRANAKVRAFLDFAVEKLRTEPVLQN, encoded by the coding sequence ATGGACCGGCTCGACGCCATGCGTATCTTCCTCTCGGTGGCGGAGAAATCCGGCTTCGCCGAGGCGGCGCGCCATCTGCGCCTGTCGCCGCCCTCGGTGACCCGGGCGATTGCCAGCCTGGAAGAGCGGCTCGGCACCAGCCTGTTCCAGCGCAGCACGCGCCATGTCCGCCTGACCCAGGCGGGCCAGCGCTTTTTGATGGATGCGCGCCGCATCCTGGCCGATCTCGAGGAGGCCGAGGCCTCGGCGGCCGGCGACCATGGCGCGCCGACCGGCGACCTTGCCATCACCGCGTCGCAGATGTTCGGTAGTCTCTATATTGCGCCGCTGGTGCAGGATTTTCTGAGCCTACATCCGGGCGTCAATGCGCGGCTGCTGCTGCTCGACCGCGTCACGAACCTCATTGACGAAGGCTTCGATATTGCCGTGCGCATCGCGCAGTTGCAGGATTCGAGTCTGCGCGCCATCCGCGTCGGTGCAGTGCGCCGCGTGATCGTCGCCGCACCCGACTATCTGGCGCGGCATGGCGAGCCACAAAAACCTGACGATCTGCTGCAGCACGACGCCATCGCTTTCTCGTCAGCCGCCGCCGCCGACCAGTGGATTTTCAGGGACAATGCGCGTGTGGCGCCGCCGGCGCGCTTCACGGTCAATTCCTCGGATGTGGCGATCAAGGCAGCGATTGCCGGGCGCGGTGTCACGCGCGTGCTCAGCTATATGGTGGCGCCGGCACTGGCCAGGGGTGAGCTGAAAATCCTGCTGGCGGACTACGAACTGCCCCCGACCCCGGTGCAGCTGGTGCATGCCGAAGGCCGCCGTGCCAATGCGAAAGTGCGTGCCTTCCTCGATTTCGCCGTGGAAAAGCTGCGCACCGAACCTGTATTGCAGAACTGA
- a CDS encoding glutathione S-transferase family protein, which yields MTLRLHSFPLSGHAHRARLMLALLGLEAETVDVDLRGGAQKQPDFLGLNAFGQVPVLEDGEPENPVVIADSNAILVYLAGKYDRSGQWLPADPAIAAQVQRWLSVAAGQLLMGPARARMVKLFSSPFDHDACRQVATQLFHVMERHLQGRDWLAASHATIADIALYSYTAHAPEGDVSLQPYPHIRGWIRRVETLPGFVPMQKAA from the coding sequence ATGACGCTCCGCCTGCACAGCTTCCCCCTTTCCGGCCATGCCCATCGCGCCCGGCTCATGCTGGCCCTGCTCGGGCTCGAGGCTGAAACCGTCGATGTCGACTTGCGCGGCGGCGCGCAGAAGCAGCCGGACTTCCTCGGCCTGAATGCCTTCGGCCAGGTGCCGGTGCTGGAAGACGGCGAGCCAGAGAATCCGGTCGTGATTGCCGACAGCAACGCGATCCTGGTCTATCTCGCCGGCAAGTATGACCGCAGCGGCCAGTGGCTGCCCGCCGATCCGGCGATTGCCGCACAGGTGCAGCGCTGGCTCTCGGTCGCGGCCGGCCAGCTGCTGATGGGTCCGGCACGCGCCCGCATGGTGAAGCTGTTCAGCTCGCCCTTCGATCACGACGCCTGCAGGCAGGTGGCGACGCAGCTGTTCCATGTGATGGAGCGGCATCTGCAGGGCCGTGACTGGCTGGCCGCATCGCATGCGACGATTGCCGATATCGCGCTCTATTCCTACACGGCGCATGCGCCCGAAGGCGATGTGTCGCTGCAGCCCTATCCGCATATCCGCGGCTGGATCAGGCGTGTTGAAACCTTGCCCGGCTTCGTGCCGATGCAGAAGGCAGCATAG